The Psychrobacillus sp. FSL K6-4046 DNA window AGGTCTTGTCCTTATAAAGAATATAGCCATTACATTTTTGCTCTTCTATGGCTGGTTACTGGTTGTTCCAATCCTAGTAAGCTATAGAAGGAAATCACGTACTCGTTTAATATTCCCTCAACCGAAGTACTCGATGACTGTGGGGATTATAAGCGGATTTATTTGCTTAATAGCTATTTATAGTTTTGCCTACTTGCTTCAATCGATAGCTATAGATCAAGAAGGCTTGGAAGTAGCTCTTGTCCAATGGGATTTTACAGGAGCGAAAGTAATTTTCCTTGTACTTTTCCTTATTTTCATTAACCCTATATTAGAAGAGTTTTATTGGAGAAGGTTTATGTATGACCGATTACTACATCGACTTGGATCAAAGCTTACAATTATTATAACGGCATTTTTTTATGCCCTATATCATTTTGTAGTGGTCATGCCTATTTTCCATATACCTGTTTTCGCTACCTTGATGGTTTTCCTTGCAGGAATTATGTGGGGCATTTTTCGCTCAAGATTTCATACTATTGTTCCATCCATTGTCAGTCATAGTATAGCGGATTTAGGAATCATGCTTGTTTACTTGTTTATTATTATTTAGACTCCTGGTTTAGTTTTATGCTAAACCTTTTTTTATTTGCCTATGATAAACTTTTAAAGTAAATATAAGTCAAACAGCAACATCAAGCAATGAAATACAAGGGAGCGTACATATATGATTTCTTTTAATGATTTAAATGGATATAGGGTGGATCTTAGTTTTGAAAAAGGTAACTTTTCAATAGTGCCTCAGCATGTGCTCATTTTAGCACAGAAAAATCATAAATGGTTATTAACTAACCATCCTAAAAGAGGAATAGAGTTTCCAGGTGGTAAAAAAGAGGTATATGAAACTATAGAGGAAGCTGCTATCCGAGAAACTTTAGAAGAAACGAATGTAGCAGTATACCGATTAGAATGGTTTGCCGAATATGTAGTTCATGATGTGAAACCATTTTGTAAGGCGGTATTTATAGCAGAGGTGAAGGATATACATACAGAGGCAGTACAGTATGAAACAGATGGAGCAGTCTGGCTCACGTCAAAGGAGCTAAAATCTTGTCCTAACTTAAGCTTTCATATGAAGGACAAAGGAATGGAAGTCATTCTTAAGAAGGTGATGATTTATGAAGAAAGATGGAACGATTGATAGAATTCGTGTATATCCATCTCCAAATCCGAATGTGCATTTAAAAGAAATTACATACTGGTCCTGTGGCTTACGGATAAAAGGAATGCTAGCATATCCGATCAAAGAGGGAATTTATGATGGAATGCTGTATTGCAGAGGAGGGATCCAAGGGGTTGGCATGGTTCGCCCTGCACGAATTGCTCAATTTGCTTCTCAAGGACTTGTTATCTTTGCCCCTTATTATCGTGGAAATCGTGGCGGAGAAGGAAGAGATGAGTTTGGTGGCGAGGATCGATGGGATGCCGTTTATGCGGTGGATGTATTAAAACAATTTTGCAACCCCGACAAAGTCCATCTTTTTGCCTTTTCTAGGGGTGGCATGATGGCCTTATGGACAGCTGTTATAAGGGAAGACATCAGCTCGCTTGTTTCCTGGGCTGGAGTATCTGATATTTATCTCACATATGAGGAAAGACTGGATATGCGAAGAATGATGAAGCGCGTAATAGGTGGAACTCCTTCCAACCGTGAGGAAGAATATGAGGGAAGAAATGTATTAAATCAAATCGAAGAAATTCATGCACCTGTGTTAATCATTCATGGGAGAGAAGATGTGAATGTATCAATTGAGCATGCAAAAGTGTTAGAACAGGCTTTAATAGGGTATAACAAAATTGTAGAGACATGGTATTATCCAGACTTCACACATTACTTTCCTTCGAAGGTAAATCGACAAGTAGTGAAGGACGTGTGTATATGGATGAAAAAACATGGAGGAGGCAAATAAGTGGGTCAGTTAGTTGTTAAAGTAGAGTCAATGAGTTTAGAGGAGAAGACGGTGTTCCCAACAGATTTAAGTTTTTGGGAGGACTTATGGGATCAGTATACGAATGAGTATTCGGAAGTAGTGATACATTGCTGGGCTGAAGAAGAGGAAGTAGTCAATGAGCTTTCTGAAAAAAGCTTTGAGGCACTGAATGAAGGGTTAATGAAGGTTTTTACCGTAAATTTAACCGATGAGAACAGATTATTTTTCCGAAATTATTCTCAAGATCCAATCGGGGGACTGAAATGGTTCACCATGTTTTTCAACACAAATGGGGAAGAACAATTAGAGATTGGACAATATGGAGCTGAAATCATTTTTTCAAACGTAGATGAAGAAAAGGCTGAAGAGATAAAAGCAATATTCCCAATTTCAACTGAAATGGAATATCATGACGACTTTGAGGAATAGTATTCCTTTATATATGGGGAGAGGTAATGGACTTAGTCTGTTACCTCTTATTATTTTGTCAGTTTATTACAGATTCGTGGCATCGTTTAATTTTCATTGAATAACGAATGTAATTGCTGCAAAACTTGCTCATTCTCATTGTAATAAACATCATTTATTTGTGTAGTAGAAAAGGAAAGTGTTAAAATTTCCTCTTCAAAAAGGCTTACATTATATAGATAACCAACTTGCCCATCTTGGTTTGTAGAAGGCTCAAATACGATGTTTTTTAAACTATCAAGCCAAGAGTTTATAATTGATTGATCTGTAATTTCTTTAAGTTCTCCATTACCGTGTCTAATCTCTATTTTGGATACTTCTGATAAGTCTCCTGAGTAAATTTCCTCAAAAGTCATAGGTTCAAGCTTGGAACAGCCTGTGATGACTAATATCAGCACCATTGCGAATATTCCTAAGCAGAGTTTTTTCAATCGAATTCTCCTATCTCTTAACAACCTCTGTTCCTGCCAGAATATCATACAAAGACTGTTTTTTCTTAGTAAAAATGGCGGTCAAAATATATGCAAACATAAGTATATAAATCAGTCCACCAATCAGGTAGTAGGAGAATGGTATTTCGCCATCACCTATATAAACAAGTCGATAAACAAGGTAATGTGACAACTCCCATGGTAAAAATTTTAGGACGGTTCGAAAAGTTGTTCGCAATAGTGATATTGCTTCTCCGTTTTTATTAACCACTTGTATCCCAGTTTTTCTTTTTCCAATAGACTGCCCTCCAATAGGTGAGTCAAAAACTATAAAATATAGCGACACTGGAAAAGTTACCATTAAAAAACCTGTAACCTGAGCCACTATTAAAGAACCATTGAAAAACGCTTGTAAAGATGGGAACAGGAATACATTGATCACAAAGAGAAGGGCTAAATAAACTAATATAAAAATGTAATCAATCATGAAGGCCTTAAAACGGAGTAGAAAGGTAGCATTCATCCTCATTAACATAACCTCTTTCATATGGAGTTGTACGTATGATAAAGACGAATGACATTCACATTTTAATTTAAATAGTAAGGGTCAAATAGAAGTATTTAGTGTCGTGTAATAAACGACTTAAATCAAATGACGCTTTAAAGGCAATATACACAGCAATGCCTACAAAAATAGTTATCATTGCACTGCCATCTTTAAGCATCTTTCTATTTTTTTTATAAAGGATAAGCGTTGTTATAGTAACAATTAATAAATATGATAACGATGTAATAAGTTTTGCTAATACTAATTTACTGTCAATCACAGCATGCATAAATTTTAATAAATCTTCTTTATTGGCAGTACTCTCTTCGATAATAGTTATATTTTCTTTGTATCCTATCTGCCATAAATAATTATTCTGTTCTTTTATTACAGTGTATTCATAACCTGAAACTTTTCCCTCACTAATAACCCCCAAATATTCCTGTTTGTCTTCTTCACTTTGAGAACAAGCAGATAGGATTAAGGTGATGCAAAATAACATTAGAAACAACCATTTTTTCATTTTTGCTACTCCCATCTTTCGTGAAATTTTAAGAGATTAGTATTGTTAAAGGTTAGGGTTGATTTTTGATGAAAAGTAATTTTAGGTCAGAGAGTAAAATTGATTTCCGCACCAGCCGGACGCTTTCCTCGGGGTGAGCGATAAGCCATCACCCATCGCTTAAGCGCGTGGTTGTGATGTCTTATCTGTCTCACTCATCCCGTAGGAGTCGCCGTCTGGCGCTCCAATCAATAAACGGAACAGCTTTAGATCAATAAAGCGCTAATAAATTTACTCGCATAACCAAAGCTAAGAAACTGTCACCAACCCCAATTTGATCATCTATTTACGTTATTAATACCATTTGAAAGTTCCTTTGTTTATGTTTACTGTCACTATAAAAAAGAATTGTTAGTCAAAATCAACCAATAACTTTAATAAAGCTTATCTAATTTAATGACTATGGAAAATATTCTAGTTAAATATGTAGTGCTTAGGTTTAAGATCGGAGTCCAAGCATAAGCGATCCAGGAGAGGGGATTTCCTAGGAAATAGTTAGGCTGAGTATAGAGGGAAATTAGCTTAAACGGCATATATTACAACAATAAAATCTCTATTTAAAAACAGGAAAATGCTCAAATTTGAGCGTTTTTTAATTAGTAGCGAGACTGGATACAGCGCTAAAAGAGATGCTCCATACAATTAGAATAAAAGATGTTGTCATCCAAAATGTATTTTTAGTAGTAGATTCTTCGTTCTTTACTTTTTTTATTATTTCTACTAGGTTAAGACAAAAAATAATAGCTAATATCGGCATTAAAACAGCTCCAAAAATAACAAGGAGTATAAACATAGATTAATTTCACCTCCAAATTAATTACAATCTTAAATACATTCTAGCATAATTTTCTTTTGTTTATAAAAATTTCCAATCGATGAAATACATCAAAACGGCACTGTGTTTTTCGTTGTTTTCTCTCCAACTACAAACCCATTAGACCATTTATAACATTTTTGTATCAAAAAAAGCTCCGCCAATTTTACATTCAGAGTAAAATTGACAGAGCTTTTTGTTTTTAGAAGTAGGCTTTATTGTATTAGCTTCTTAAGTTTAAAATGTATTAAGCAGTAGGACCGCCTTTTAATGAGATCTCTTCAGAGACAGTTCCAAACTTTTTGAAGTTTTCGCGGAAGGATTGAGCTAGCTCAGACGCTTTTTGATCATAAGCGGCTTTATTTTCCCATGCGTTACGAGGGATTAATACCTCAGAAGGAACTCCGTCAATGCTAGTAGGAATATCTAATCCAAATACTGCATCTTTAGTTGTTTCTACGTCAGTTAATTTACCTTCGATTGCAGCACGAACCATCGTACGCGTGTAAGAAAGCTTCATGCGGCTTCCTACACCATATTCTCCACCAGTCCAGCCAGTGTTTACTAAGAATACTTGAGCACCATGCTCATCGATTTTCTTCCCAAGCATTTCAGCGTACACAGTTGCATGTAATGGTAGGAATGGAGAACCGAAGCATGTTGAGAATGCAGGTTGTGGAGAAGTAATTCCACGCTCTGTACCAGCAAGCTTAGAAGTGAATCCACTCAAGAAGTGATACATTGCTTGCTCTTTAGTAAGCTTGCTGATTGGAGGTAACACTCCAAATGCATCTGCAGTTAAGAAGATGATTGTGTTTGGATGACCAGCAACAGATGGATCAACAATATTATCTATATATTGAATTGGATAAGCTGCACGAGTATTTTCAGTTAATGAGCTATCCGTATAATCAGCAGTACGAGTAGTAGGGTCTACAACTACGTTTTCTAAAACTGTACCAAATTTGATAGCGTCAAAAATTTGTGGTTCATTTTCTCTTGTTAGGTCGATACATTTTGCATAGCAGCCGCCTTCGATATTAAATACGCCATTATCAGACCAGCCGTGCTCATCATCACCAATTAGTTTTCTTCCAGCATCAGCAGATAATGTAGTTTTTCCAGTACCTGATAGACCGAAGAATAATGTTACATCACCTTTTTCTCCAACGTTAGCAGAGCAGTGCATAGGCAAAATATTTTGTTCAGGCAATAAATAGTTCATAATAGAGAATATAGACTTTTTCATTTCTCCTGCGTATTCCGTACCACCGATTAAAACGATGCGTTTTTCCATGGATACAATGATAAATGTTTCTGAATTAGTTCCGTCAACAGCAGGATTTGCTTTGAAGTTCGGAGCACTAATGACAGTGAAGTCTGCTTTATGAGATATTAACTCCTCTTCAGAAGGACGAATGAATAATTGGTGAGCAAACAGGTTATGCCAAGCGTATTCGTTGATTACTTGGATGCTTAAACGTGAATCCTTGTCTGCACCAGCGTATCCTTTAAAGACGAATAGTTCATTTTTTTCCTTTAAATAGTTCATAACTTTTGAATATAATGCTTCAAAGTGCGAAGATGAGATAGGTTGGTTTACAGATCCCCAATCGATTTTGTCTTTTGAGATAGGTTCCTCAACTATATACTTGTCTTTTGGAGAACGTCCTGTATATTTGCCCGTCTCTGCTTTAACAGCTCCAGTGGAAGTTAGTACTGCTTCTCCTCTTGACGTAGCTTTTTCCACTAATTGTGGTACTGATAATTGCAGGCTAATATTATTACCAGCTAACAATTCGTTCAGTTCGCTCACAGTATCGATTGAATTCATATAGTATTACCATCCTTTATTAAAGTTTTTAGCTCTTCACGGAAACATCATAAAGAGGATTTTTCGTTGATATGTGAAATAGTATAACACATTAAACTAAATAGTCTACACTAATTAAAGCTCAAAAAATGATTTTTTTTTGTAATTGTGAATAAATAACAAATTTACCTGTTGACTTATTTTGCTAATATACGTATGATGGTGAATTGAACGGATACTCTTATTCCGAGCGTGTGGAGGGGTTCAGGCCCTATGAAACCCGGCAACCTGTAATTATACTTACGTTACAAAGGTGCCAAACCTGATACAAGGTGAAATTCCTTGATTGATAAGAGTGAAAGGTGTTTATGATATTAATCCCTTTCCTCATGTAACTACGTGAGTGAGAGGTTTTTTTATATTACATCGCCCTAAATCCTTGTGTGCCAAGTCCGAAACGGCTTCAAGTTTACTATAGGCTTGACATGGGAATGAGTACCGTATCAATTCCTGAGAGAAATCTCGCAGGACATAGGAGGGAATTTTTTTGACACAAAGACGATTATTTACATCGGAATCAGTAACAGAAGGTCATCCAGATAAAATTTGTGACCAAATATCAGATGCTATCTTAGATGCGATTTTAACGGAAGATCCAAACGCTCGTGTAGCTTGTGAAACAACAGTTACTACAGGTTTGGTTTTAGTTGCTGGAGAAATCACAACCTCTACTTATGTAGACATTCCAAAAGTAGTGCGAGCTACTATTCAAGAAATTGGATATACGCGAGCTAAATATGGTTTTGACTCAGAAACGTCAGCAGTTCTTACAGCTATCGATGAGCAATCGGTTGATATCGCTATGGGAGTTGACCAAGCACTAGAAGCTCGAGAAGGTTCGATGTCTGATTCTGATATTGAAGCAATCGGAGCTGGGGACCAAGGTTTAATGTTTGGCTATGCTTGTAATGAAACACCAGAGCTTATGCCACTTCCAATTAGCCTAGCCCACAAATTAGCTCGCCGATTAGCTGAGGTTCGTAAAGACGAAACATTAGATTACTTACGACCAGATGGTAAAACACAAGTAACAGTAGAATATGACGAAAATAACAATCCAGTTCATATCGATACGATTGTTATTTCCACACAGCATCATCCGGAAGTAACGTTAGAACAAATTCAAAAAGATTTAAAAGAACATGTTATTAAACCAGTAGTTCCTACTAATTTAATAACAGACGAAACAAAGTACTTTATCAATCCGACTGGTCGCTTTGTTATCGGTGGTCCACAAGGGGATGCAGGTTTGACAGGTCGTAAAATTATCGTAGATACTTACGGTGGGTATGCTCGTCATGGAGGAGGAGCTTTCTCTGGTAAGGATCCAACAAAAGTAGACCGTTCTGCAGCTTATGCAGCTCGTTATGTGGCAAAGAATATTGTTGCAGCTGGTCTTGCTGATCGTTGTGAGGTACAGCTTGCTTATGCAATCGGAGTAGCACAGCCTGTATCAATTGCTATTGATACATTTGAAACAGGTAAAGTATCCGAAGCAGATTTGGTAACTTATATCCGTGAGCTATTTGACCTTCGCCCAGCTGGCATAATTAAAATGTTAGACCTTCGTCGCCCAATCTACAAGCAAACTGCTGCTTACGGACATTTTGGACGTACTGATATTGATGCACCATGGGAAAGAACAGACAAAGCAGAGCTATTAAAGCAAAAGGCTGGTCTATAAAAGAGTCTTCTATTACAGAATGCCTCTTATAAAAACAGAAGGTATTAAGAGATTGATCTCTTAATACCTTCTGTTCTTTTTATACTTTTATACAGATGATCTGAAAACTAAGTGTATTTAAAGGAGATTAATAATTGGGTGCGTTTACTCTTTATGGATTAATGGGTATAAATTATATAAAATATAAGTATGGTTAAATTTTTTAATCATTTTTAAATTGGTTTTATCGATTTATAGTATTGTCCTTTTTCAGCATACTCATGAATAATTCGTTGCACATCTTTTTTATCTTCCTCATTTAGTTCTCGTATAACCTTTGCTGGACTTCCAAAAGCAAGCGTATTAGGTGGAATTTTTTTGCCTTGAGGAACCAAGCTTCCTGCTCCAATAAAAGCACCCTCACCTATTTCAGCGCCATCTAATATAATGGAACCCATGCCAATTAAAGCACCTTTTCGGATTGTGCAGCTATGTAAAGTGACCTGATGGCCGACAGTGACCTCATCTTCAATGATTAATGGGTTATTGGGACTTTGGTGTAGGCAACTTAAATCTTGAATGCTTACTCTACTTCCGATCACAGTAGGGGCAACGTCCCCTCTAATTACCGTATTAAACCAAATTGTAGTCTCTGGTCCGATTGTAACATCCCCTGTAATTGTGACATAATCAGCAATATAAACTGATTCATCGATCGAAGGTTTCTTATCTTTGTAAGGATAAATCAAAATAGACACACTCCTTTATTTTATTAGAATATAATTAATCCTATCAAACAAATGGGAAGAAGGAAATAAATAGTACGTGGAGAGTGTTTTAGAAATGAGGTATGTTGAACATGTGGAAATGGGAATCAGATGAAAAAGCAAAAGCAGTAGTAATAATTGTTCATAGTGCCTATGAACATCACAGACGCTATGCTTGGTTAATCGAAAAATTGAGAAGCTCTAATTGCCATATAGTAATGGGAGATTTACCAGGACATGGAGAGTTGGTGAGAGCAAAAACGATCCATGATGAATCTTTTGATCTTTACAAAGAATACATAAAACAAGCAGTACAGGTGGCAGTTTCCTATGACCTTCCTATATTCATCATTGGACATGGTCTTGGGGCAACCCTGGTGATGAAAATGTTACATAAAATAGAGGTCCAGTATGCTGGTGTCATCTTGACATCGCCATGGCTACAATTGAACAAGCTTCCATCTAAATGGACCAAAACTTTAGCCAAAATTTCTGTACAGCAAAAGATAAACCATGATATTCAGCTCAAGGAACTCACTAGAAACTATGGCGCTTATCAAAATCTAGTGGATGATCCTTATTATCGAACAATAATTTCACATGGCTGGTATAAAGAACTGGAAAATGAGATGAGAACGGTTAGTCAATATCATGAATCTATTCCTAATGTTCCTTTACTATTGATGACAGGGGAAAGAGATAAAATTACGGATACAACCGCAGCTAAAGTATGGCTGAAAAAGCAAGAGCTTTCGGATTATCAATTTAAGGAATGGAAGAATTGCTTTCATGACTTGTATCTAGAGCCAGAAAGAGAAGAAATATTTACGTATTCCCATTCCTTTATTAATAATGTATTACGATCCATCGGATATATCGTGTAATAATTAACTGCCACTAGAAACTGAAGTACAAATAGAAATGATTCAAACGAAACGAAGGACATGTTTAATTTGAATTACAATTCCTTAAAATATACAAACGAATAATCCATCATTTGAAAAAAATAAAATAAACATTAATAAGTGACTAGGACAAAGCCACCTTAGAAATAAAAAACCACTTAAATTTTACGAACAGTAGAATTTAAGTGGTTTTTCTTCGCTGTAGTTCTCCGCTCGAACGAGTTTTTCCCTCTATATCAAATAGATATGCTTACTATTTCAAGACCTGAAAGGTAGACTAATTATGTTCAGCGTTTCTATTTTGAAGATTTATTCTCTTCTAACAACATGATAATTTTGTCCAATTTTTTGTCAATATTGGATTCAGAAGAGGTGTGAGACGATCTTGGTGTGGCATTTATTAATAGTCTTCTTATAAAAAGTGTGAATGATATTACTCCTAGCATGATTAAACTCAAAATAATGATTAACGTAATAATATCCATAATGACCTCCTATATTTTCCTAATTATACCACTTTATGATTGCGGAAAAAGTAATTTTAAAGAGAAGGGTTACATAGATAAGGAAAGTACTTACTTAACTATCACTTTTATCTATATTAAATGTTTCATTATCAAACAAATAGAATTTTTGTGTTATAATCATATAATTCAAAAATAGTGAGAGATTAGGAGAAAACTATGGAAAACCAACATATTATTCGTAATATAATAGTAGAAACACCTTCTAAACCTGGTAACTTTGCTAAGGTAGCAACTGCCATTGGTATGGGAGAAGGCGATATAGGGGATATTACAACTTTAAAAAGTGGTGCTTTAACTACTATTCGCGACATATCTGTTACAAGCAAGTCTAAAAAAGATTTTGAAAAAATTATAAGTAATATAGAAGCTATTGGAAACGGTGTGAAAATTCAAGCGATCAGTGATGATGTATTGAAAGCGCATGAAGGTGGAAAGATTGCGATGAAGAGCAGATATGACGTTCGTTCACTAGGGGACCTTCAAAGAATCTACACACCTGGTGTAGCTAGTGTTTGCATGGAGATTGTCAATGAACCAGACAAGGCTCAATATTTTACTTCTATCGGAAATTCAGTAGCTATTGTTACGGATGGAACTGCTATATTAGGGTTAGGTAACATCGGTTCTGTTGCAGGTATGCCGGTAATGGAAGGGAAATCTGTACTGTTAGATCAGTTTGTAGGATTGAGCGGTATACCGATTCTATTAGATACGAGCGATCCGGACGAAGTAGTAGAAACTATTAAGCATATTCACCAAGGATTTGGTGCAATATTGCTTGAAGATATCGGTTCACCACATTGTTTTGAAATAGAAGAAAGATTAAAAGCAGAGCTTCCGATCCCTGTTATGCATGATGACCAGCATGGAACTGCAGTGGTAGCATTGTCTGCTATACTTTCTGCATGTCGAGCTACCGAGGTAGATATCAAAAAGGCAAGGATTGGTCAGATAGGCTTAGGAGCAGCAGGATTAGCTATATGCCGTATGCTAATGGCCTATGGAGTAGAAGATGTATATGGATTGGATCGTCAGGAAGCGGCAAAAGAGCGTCTGCTTCAGTACGGTGGTCAGACAATGAATTCTTTAGAAGAAATGATGGAGAACTGTGATATTATCGTAGCTACTACTGGTGTTCAAGGTTTGATAAAACCAGAGATGGTGCGAAAAGGTCAAATCATATTAGCGCTTTCTAACCCTAATCCAGAAATCCTTCCATCTGAAGCGATTGCGGCTGGAGCAGCTTTTGCTGCAGATGGTCGCTCAGTAAATAATGTAATAGGATTCCCAGGAATTTTTAAAGGTGCTTTAAATGCTGGGGCTAAAGAAATCACGTATCCAATGCTGATTGCAGCGGCGAAGGCAATTGTGGATTATACAAGACCGGGTGAGCTAATACCAAACCCATTAGATCCTGCAGTCCATTATATTGTCGCTCGTGCAGTGGAAGAGGCTGTAATGAAACAAGCTTAATCTGAAAAACAAAAAGAAGAAAATACCAGCTAGGAAGCTGAAATCTTCTTCTTTTTTAATGCTTCTTCATAATCTGTTGCTTCTATTAAAGCCTTCTCTTCTAATGGAATCCGAACGGAAAGCATTGCAAGGTTTAATAGCGTGAACGCAAGTGCTGTAAAATATGCCTGGAACATCAGGGGAAGTAACAGGATTTCGGTACAAACAACAATATAGTTAGGGTGTCTGAAATATAGATATGGACCTTTTGTAACTACGTTAGCGCCAGGAAGTATAATTATTTTGGTATTCCAAAACTTTCCGAGAGATGTCAGGCACCACACGCGAAGTAATTGGACTAACAAGAAAACAAATAAAAATACTGGGAATAATGGAGATATTCCTCGATCCAGTAAAACAACCTCTGCAATTAGAAAAAGAAAGAAGCTTATATGAAGTGCTAGCAT harbors:
- a CDS encoding type II CAAX endopeptidase family protein; translated protein: MVKQLILLIGPTIMIILGLVLIKNIAITFLLFYGWLLVVPILVSYRRKSRTRLIFPQPKYSMTVGIISGFICLIAIYSFAYLLQSIAIDQEGLEVALVQWDFTGAKVIFLVLFLIFINPILEEFYWRRFMYDRLLHRLGSKLTIIITAFFYALYHFVVVMPIFHIPVFATLMVFLAGIMWGIFRSRFHTIVPSIVSHSIADLGIMLVYLFIII
- a CDS encoding NUDIX domain-containing protein, with amino-acid sequence MISFNDLNGYRVDLSFEKGNFSIVPQHVLILAQKNHKWLLTNHPKRGIEFPGGKKEVYETIEEAAIRETLEETNVAVYRLEWFAEYVVHDVKPFCKAVFIAEVKDIHTEAVQYETDGAVWLTSKELKSCPNLSFHMKDKGMEVILKKVMIYEERWND
- a CDS encoding prolyl oligopeptidase family serine peptidase; this translates as MKKDGTIDRIRVYPSPNPNVHLKEITYWSCGLRIKGMLAYPIKEGIYDGMLYCRGGIQGVGMVRPARIAQFASQGLVIFAPYYRGNRGGEGRDEFGGEDRWDAVYAVDVLKQFCNPDKVHLFAFSRGGMMALWTAVIREDISSLVSWAGVSDIYLTYEERLDMRRMMKRVIGGTPSNREEEYEGRNVLNQIEEIHAPVLIIHGREDVNVSIEHAKVLEQALIGYNKIVETWYYPDFTHYFPSKVNRQVVKDVCIWMKKHGGGK
- a CDS encoding RDD family protein → MRMNATFLLRFKAFMIDYIFILVYLALLFVINVFLFPSLQAFFNGSLIVAQVTGFLMVTFPVSLYFIVFDSPIGGQSIGKRKTGIQVVNKNGEAISLLRTTFRTVLKFLPWELSHYLVYRLVYIGDGEIPFSYYLIGGLIYILMFAYILTAIFTKKKQSLYDILAGTEVVKR
- the pckA gene encoding phosphoenolpyruvate carboxykinase (ATP); the encoded protein is MNSIDTVSELNELLAGNNISLQLSVPQLVEKATSRGEAVLTSTGAVKAETGKYTGRSPKDKYIVEEPISKDKIDWGSVNQPISSSHFEALYSKVMNYLKEKNELFVFKGYAGADKDSRLSIQVINEYAWHNLFAHQLFIRPSEEELISHKADFTVISAPNFKANPAVDGTNSETFIIVSMEKRIVLIGGTEYAGEMKKSIFSIMNYLLPEQNILPMHCSANVGEKGDVTLFFGLSGTGKTTLSADAGRKLIGDDEHGWSDNGVFNIEGGCYAKCIDLTRENEPQIFDAIKFGTVLENVVVDPTTRTADYTDSSLTENTRAAYPIQYIDNIVDPSVAGHPNTIIFLTADAFGVLPPISKLTKEQAMYHFLSGFTSKLAGTERGITSPQPAFSTCFGSPFLPLHATVYAEMLGKKIDEHGAQVFLVNTGWTGGEYGVGSRMKLSYTRTMVRAAIEGKLTDVETTKDAVFGLDIPTSIDGVPSEVLIPRNAWENKAAYDQKASELAQSFRENFKKFGTVSEEISLKGGPTA
- the metK gene encoding methionine adenosyltransferase, encoding MTQRRLFTSESVTEGHPDKICDQISDAILDAILTEDPNARVACETTVTTGLVLVAGEITTSTYVDIPKVVRATIQEIGYTRAKYGFDSETSAVLTAIDEQSVDIAMGVDQALEAREGSMSDSDIEAIGAGDQGLMFGYACNETPELMPLPISLAHKLARRLAEVRKDETLDYLRPDGKTQVTVEYDENNNPVHIDTIVISTQHHPEVTLEQIQKDLKEHVIKPVVPTNLITDETKYFINPTGRFVIGGPQGDAGLTGRKIIVDTYGGYARHGGGAFSGKDPTKVDRSAAYAARYVAKNIVAAGLADRCEVQLAYAIGVAQPVSIAIDTFETGKVSEADLVTYIRELFDLRPAGIIKMLDLRRPIYKQTAAYGHFGRTDIDAPWERTDKAELLKQKAGL
- a CDS encoding gamma carbonic anhydrase family protein yields the protein MIYPYKDKKPSIDESVYIADYVTITGDVTIGPETTIWFNTVIRGDVAPTVIGSRVSIQDLSCLHQSPNNPLIIEDEVTVGHQVTLHSCTIRKGALIGMGSIILDGAEIGEGAFIGAGSLVPQGKKIPPNTLAFGSPAKVIRELNEEDKKDVQRIIHEYAEKGQYYKSIKPI
- a CDS encoding alpha/beta hydrolase, with product MWKWESDEKAKAVVIIVHSAYEHHRRYAWLIEKLRSSNCHIVMGDLPGHGELVRAKTIHDESFDLYKEYIKQAVQVAVSYDLPIFIIGHGLGATLVMKMLHKIEVQYAGVILTSPWLQLNKLPSKWTKTLAKISVQQKINHDIQLKELTRNYGAYQNLVDDPYYRTIISHGWYKELENEMRTVSQYHESIPNVPLLLMTGERDKITDTTAAKVWLKKQELSDYQFKEWKNCFHDLYLEPEREEIFTYSHSFINNVLRSIGYIV
- a CDS encoding DUF4083 family protein, translated to MDIITLIIILSLIMLGVISFTLFIRRLLINATPRSSHTSSESNIDKKLDKIIMLLEENKSSK
- a CDS encoding malic enzyme-like NAD(P)-binding protein — protein: MENQHIIRNIIVETPSKPGNFAKVATAIGMGEGDIGDITTLKSGALTTIRDISVTSKSKKDFEKIISNIEAIGNGVKIQAISDDVLKAHEGGKIAMKSRYDVRSLGDLQRIYTPGVASVCMEIVNEPDKAQYFTSIGNSVAIVTDGTAILGLGNIGSVAGMPVMEGKSVLLDQFVGLSGIPILLDTSDPDEVVETIKHIHQGFGAILLEDIGSPHCFEIEERLKAELPIPVMHDDQHGTAVVALSAILSACRATEVDIKKARIGQIGLGAAGLAICRMLMAYGVEDVYGLDRQEAAKERLLQYGGQTMNSLEEMMENCDIIVATTGVQGLIKPEMVRKGQIILALSNPNPEILPSEAIAAGAAFAADGRSVNNVIGFPGIFKGALNAGAKEITYPMLIAAAKAIVDYTRPGELIPNPLDPAVHYIVARAVEEAVMKQA
- a CDS encoding isoprenylcysteine carboxylmethyltransferase family protein, coding for MLFFIVIALVIIQRLVEVAVAKRNEKRMLAQGAYEVGASHYPYMLALHISFFLFLIAEVVLLDRGISPLFPVFLFVFLLVQLLRVWCLTSLGKFWNTKIIILPGANVVTKGPYLYFRHPNYIVVCTEILLLPLMFQAYFTALAFTLLNLAMLSVRIPLEEKALIEATDYEEALKKKKISAS